GCCCATTCCATAAAACTGTTTTTACACCCTTAAGCGCCTCTCTGAAAGCAGCGATTGTCTTTGGACCTATATCAACTCCAATATAATCATCAGGAATATCTTTTCCTGAGGTTGTTTCTGACTGAGCATCTTCCTTGATTTCTCTTGCAACCACATTATCAATTGGAAGAAGGAGTTTAATATTTTTTTGTTCTGCCTTCTCTCTTATCCCATTTGCAAGACTAATCTTATCCTCCTCAAGCAGAGACTTTCCGATTTTGTATCCCTCAGTCTTTAAAAATGTATATGCCATTCCGCCGCCAATAATGAATGTATCAACTTTCCCCATCAGGTTTTCTATCACGCCAATCTTGTCAGAGACCTTTGCGCCCCCAAGAATTGCGACAAAAGGCTTTTCAGGTTTTAACAATATTTTTCCGAGACACTCTATCTCTTTTTCAAGCAGGAATCCTGAAACCGCCCTTGGAACAAATTTTGTAATCCCTGCAACTGATGCATGGGCGCGGTGTGCAGCGCCAAAGGCATCATTTACGTAGAGTTCTGCAAGGGAGGCAAGCTGTTTTGAAAATCCTTCATCATTTGTCTCTTCCTCTTTGTGAAATCTGAGGTTTTCAAGCAAAAGCACTTCACCGTCTTTTAATCCCTGAACAAGTGAGAAAACTTCAGGACCTATACAGTTTCCTGCCATCTTAACCTCTTTACCTAAAAGCTTGCCAAGGTGTTTT
The Candidatus Schekmanbacteria bacterium RIFCSPLOWO2_02_FULL_38_14 DNA segment above includes these coding regions:
- a CDS encoding phosphoglycerate kinase, whose protein sequence is MNKLTIRDFDLKGERVFIRVDFNVPIKEGVITDDTRIREALPTINYAIEKGARIILASHLGRPKGKVDEKYSLKPVAKHLGKLLGKEVKMAGNCIGPEVFSLVQGLKDGEVLLLENLRFHKEEETNDEGFSKQLASLAELYVNDAFGAAHRAHASVAGITKFVPRAVSGFLLEKEIECLGKILLKPEKPFVAILGGAKVSDKIGVIENLMGKVDTFIIGGGMAYTFLKTEGYKIGKSLLEEDKISLANGIREKAEQKNIKLLLPIDNVVAREIKEDAQSETTSGKDIPDDYIGVDIGPKTIAAFREALKGVKTVLWNGPLGVFEIKKFSEGTFAIARAIAESGALSIVGGGDSVAAIKSLGLEKKFSHLSTGGGASLEFLEGKKLPGIECLTNK